Proteins encoded within one genomic window of Saccharopolyspora pogona:
- a CDS encoding beta-ketoacyl synthase N-terminal-like domain-containing protein, with protein MFEPIAIVGRGCVLPGALDPDAFWDNIIERRVSLTRVPEGRWRLPAGDVPLGISSDVGGYVSGFADVFDPDGLQVDAARIGVLDESYRWVLHGARQALGEAGVDQPHERAGLVLGNLSLPTDGMVRFAESVWLSDQTPAVRAVLSGLLDGPEPSALNRFSSGIPAHFAAAALGLGAGSFALDAACASSLYAIKLACDRLHDGTADLMVAGAVNRTDDLAIHQAFSALSALSPTGRSRPFHRDADGLVPAEGAAFVALMRLSDALAAGVRIRGVIRGVGLSNDGRSKGILVPTEEGQVRALQQAYADAEISPESVSLLECHATGTSLGDAVEVRSTSRAFAGARDLPIGSAKSNTGHLITAAGAAGVLKVLAAMDAGIRPPTLGADEPVEALRDTPLRLLHEAEAWDGHRRAGISAFGFGGNNAHLVLEQWTGDNVVVSAKTASNRSWHSRPDEVAIVGIGARVADCADFDEFRDALLCGTSRLGPAVDYAVAVPKLRVPPADLQKSLGQQVSILEAAREAVRDVSLVRDRTMVLIGMGCDVEVARYPTRTRVASNLGESEQREQYPNAFAPVLDAPAVVGTMPNVVANRINAQLDLAGPSFTVSAEEASGLVALEIGERALRSREADAVLVGAVDLSHEQVHRKALADLNIDVPPGDAAVVLVLKRLDDARRDGDDVLAVLTDPQPDVGLVVGDGAISMEIRDPISIEIANQQNQVANSSRESFDPAKVFGVPHAAKGLLAVACAAVAVRHGAIPRVDQPADPSVDRRSAAVAVSTLGAQERRLGLRADSVDSWIADGVGRLHVFSGADAATALAAARAGRETDTGPARLVVRAADHTQLHDRIGAAERWLAGQGLQPEGVAFRNEPIVGEAAFVFSNGSASYSRMGREVMLALPDIRQRVEQRCGSLAELIGWAYAGTAPRALDQIWGASVLGQLHTEITRGLLGVKPTAVIGYSSGESSALVAMGAWRDVPRLVAEVEDSVVLTSALAGEFAAVRRAWRRHGVTGEKWAAYIVSASAEAVREAVAGEPAVHLMAMNAPGVSVLGGESEGCQRVLRRLGQPNALPLDYDIAAHVPEVDEVRHQYWELHRRPTFDLPDVRFYSCATTEPYLVTAQNAADAVTAQAVGTIDFIGTVERAWRDGVRVFIEHGPRGLCTGWIQRILGDREHVAVALDSADGRSLRQLTRAVAELVAAGVIVDHERLLGALATGRPAPRPVVEAFVTEAHPPPIVLPEPHAEQRMHPAPALPPVGELLAPVPDPAGETLLPVQTPAPVQTPVERAAFHADGEWHRIVASTHQEFLESHAQVHQQYLALLEKSRLVLMSRPGTPGRGEVQGTVDQVRWSEAPFTQHPTGQLSGPIFGREQLVQLASGRISEVFGPEFRAQDGFRRQVRMPQPPMLLADRVTGIDAPRGRLGTGTIWTQTDVTADAWYLDPTGRMPAGLMIEAGQADLLLISWMGVDLLNRGERVYRLLGCELTFHGSPPAPGEVLDFDIHIDGHGDHGGTRLFFFHYDCRVDGELRLSVRGGQAGFFSDHELADTSGVLWDPAGETPEPARWLDEPQVVCSARSFSAEQVAAFAAGRPDDCFGPEWLCTQAHVRTPRIAGGKMLLLREVTEFDPAGGPWKRGYLRAETPVSADDWFFEGHFKDDPCMPGTLMYEGCLQAMAFYLAALGHTVDADGWRFEPVTGDPVAMRCRGQVTPDSRSITYEVFVTEVSAGPVPTLTADVLCTVDGVKAFHARRVGLRLVPDWPLATLVPFQEAEVDSGIFGRSGLLASAWGKPTDAFGPAFAPFDGVRRSARLPGPPYHFISRIVSVGAPQGAMTAGGHAVAEYDLPADAWYWAENGYPVMPLAVLMEVALQPCGWFASYAGCTLSSEEDFLFRNLDGSATILGEVNQSVQTLRTTVTLLNISRYSGTIIVSFDVDVEADGQRLLHASSVFGFFPAQAFAEQIGLPSTRGERLSGDSCRELLPYDGDGSLRLAGPMLLVLDRITGYWPDGGKAGLGRVVAEKDVRPGEWYFKAHFFQDPVQPGSLGVEAMCQLLRFYMIDRGLGDGVTDPRFSLVTDRPLTWKYRGQVTPANQTVTVELDVLELGEDPDGRFAVADASLWVDGARIYHVPELALRVVEQNA; from the coding sequence GTGTTCGAGCCGATCGCCATCGTCGGTCGTGGGTGCGTACTACCGGGCGCACTTGACCCGGATGCATTCTGGGACAACATCATCGAACGCCGTGTCAGCCTCACCCGGGTTCCCGAAGGCCGCTGGAGACTGCCCGCCGGCGACGTGCCACTTGGCATCAGCAGTGACGTCGGCGGTTATGTCTCCGGTTTCGCCGATGTCTTCGATCCTGATGGGTTGCAGGTCGATGCCGCGCGGATCGGCGTGCTGGACGAGTCGTATCGCTGGGTACTGCACGGTGCGCGCCAAGCACTGGGGGAAGCAGGCGTCGACCAGCCCCACGAACGCGCCGGACTGGTGCTCGGCAATCTGTCGCTGCCCACGGACGGGATGGTGCGTTTTGCCGAGAGCGTGTGGTTGTCCGACCAGACGCCCGCTGTCCGGGCGGTTCTGTCCGGCCTGCTCGATGGGCCCGAACCCAGCGCGCTGAACCGGTTTTCCTCCGGTATCCCGGCGCATTTCGCGGCGGCCGCGCTCGGCTTGGGTGCGGGCTCCTTCGCGTTGGACGCGGCGTGCGCATCGTCGCTCTACGCGATCAAGTTGGCGTGCGATCGCCTGCACGATGGCACGGCGGATCTCATGGTGGCGGGCGCGGTCAACCGGACCGACGACCTCGCGATCCACCAGGCGTTCAGTGCGCTGTCCGCGCTGAGCCCTACCGGACGCAGCCGTCCCTTCCACCGCGATGCCGACGGCCTGGTCCCGGCCGAAGGTGCGGCCTTCGTCGCCCTGATGAGGTTGTCCGACGCCCTCGCCGCGGGCGTTCGGATTCGTGGCGTGATTCGCGGTGTAGGACTGTCCAACGACGGACGGTCGAAGGGCATCCTGGTGCCCACCGAGGAGGGCCAGGTTCGCGCGCTCCAGCAGGCATATGCCGACGCTGAGATCTCGCCCGAGTCGGTGTCGCTTCTCGAGTGCCACGCGACCGGCACCAGCCTCGGCGATGCGGTCGAGGTTCGCAGCACATCGCGGGCCTTCGCCGGGGCGCGGGATCTGCCGATCGGTTCGGCTAAGTCGAACACCGGCCACCTCATCACGGCCGCAGGAGCCGCCGGTGTGCTGAAGGTGCTTGCCGCGATGGACGCCGGCATTCGCCCTCCAACGCTCGGAGCCGACGAGCCGGTCGAAGCGCTGCGCGACACCCCACTGCGCCTGCTGCACGAAGCCGAAGCATGGGACGGCCACCGCCGCGCCGGGATTAGCGCGTTCGGCTTCGGCGGCAACAACGCCCACCTGGTCCTCGAACAATGGACAGGTGACAACGTGGTCGTGAGTGCGAAAACGGCCTCTAACCGGTCTTGGCACTCACGACCCGATGAGGTCGCGATCGTGGGGATCGGCGCGCGAGTCGCCGACTGCGCGGACTTCGACGAGTTCCGCGATGCTCTACTGTGTGGGACCTCCCGCCTGGGCCCGGCCGTCGACTACGCGGTCGCTGTCCCGAAACTTCGCGTGCCACCAGCGGACCTGCAGAAGTCGCTGGGCCAGCAGGTGTCGATTCTGGAGGCCGCCCGCGAGGCGGTGCGCGATGTCAGTCTGGTTCGGGATCGGACGATGGTGCTGATCGGAATGGGTTGCGATGTCGAGGTGGCCCGGTATCCGACCCGCACACGCGTGGCGAGCAACCTCGGCGAATCGGAGCAACGCGAGCAGTATCCGAACGCTTTCGCGCCGGTACTCGACGCTCCCGCGGTCGTCGGCACGATGCCGAACGTCGTGGCGAACCGGATCAATGCCCAGTTGGACCTAGCCGGACCGAGCTTCACCGTCTCGGCGGAGGAAGCATCCGGTCTGGTGGCGCTCGAAATCGGCGAGCGAGCCTTGCGCTCGCGGGAGGCCGACGCGGTGTTGGTCGGTGCCGTCGACCTCTCCCACGAGCAGGTGCACCGCAAAGCTCTCGCAGACCTGAACATCGACGTCCCACCCGGCGATGCAGCCGTCGTGCTGGTTCTCAAACGCCTCGACGACGCGCGCCGGGACGGCGACGACGTACTCGCCGTTCTCACGGACCCCCAGCCGGACGTTGGCCTCGTCGTGGGTGACGGCGCAATTTCAATGGAAATTAGGGATCCGATTTCCATTGAAATTGCGAACCAGCAGAATCAGGTGGCTAATAGTTCCAGAGAATCCTTCGACCCCGCCAAGGTTTTCGGGGTGCCGCATGCGGCCAAGGGGTTGCTTGCCGTGGCGTGCGCCGCCGTAGCCGTGCGGCATGGGGCGATACCGCGTGTCGACCAGCCGGCCGATCCGTCCGTTGACCGTCGGAGCGCGGCTGTGGCGGTGTCGACGCTGGGGGCGCAGGAGCGACGTCTCGGACTCCGGGCTGACTCCGTGGATTCGTGGATCGCCGATGGCGTCGGCAGATTGCACGTGTTTTCCGGCGCCGATGCGGCCACCGCCCTCGCTGCCGCGCGGGCAGGCCGGGAAACCGACACGGGACCGGCGCGACTGGTCGTCCGGGCTGCCGACCATACTCAGCTGCACGATCGGATCGGGGCCGCCGAACGTTGGCTGGCCGGGCAGGGCCTCCAGCCGGAAGGGGTGGCGTTCCGGAACGAACCGATTGTGGGCGAAGCGGCGTTCGTGTTCTCCAATGGTTCCGCCAGCTACTCGCGGATGGGGCGAGAGGTCATGCTCGCGCTGCCGGATATCCGGCAACGAGTCGAACAGCGTTGTGGATCGTTGGCCGAACTGATCGGGTGGGCGTACGCCGGGACGGCACCACGTGCGTTGGACCAGATTTGGGGCGCGTCAGTACTCGGTCAGCTGCACACGGAGATCACGCGGGGCTTGCTCGGCGTGAAACCCACCGCGGTCATCGGCTATTCCTCGGGGGAATCCAGCGCACTGGTCGCGATGGGCGCATGGCGCGACGTACCGCGGCTGGTTGCGGAAGTCGAGGACTCCGTGGTGTTGACCAGCGCGCTCGCCGGGGAGTTCGCCGCCGTGCGCCGGGCGTGGCGGCGGCACGGCGTTACGGGCGAGAAATGGGCCGCCTACATCGTCAGCGCATCAGCGGAAGCCGTCCGCGAGGCCGTCGCCGGTGAACCCGCCGTGCACCTGATGGCGATGAACGCGCCCGGGGTGAGTGTTCTCGGCGGTGAATCCGAGGGCTGCCAGCGTGTGCTGCGGCGGCTGGGACAACCGAACGCACTGCCGCTCGACTACGACATCGCCGCGCACGTCCCGGAGGTCGACGAGGTACGGCACCAGTATTGGGAGCTGCACCGCCGGCCCACCTTCGACCTGCCGGACGTGCGCTTTTACTCCTGCGCCACCACGGAGCCGTACTTGGTGACCGCGCAGAATGCCGCCGACGCCGTGACCGCGCAGGCGGTCGGCACAATCGATTTCATCGGGACCGTCGAGCGGGCGTGGCGCGACGGGGTCCGGGTGTTCATCGAGCACGGGCCGCGCGGACTGTGCACAGGATGGATCCAGCGGATTCTCGGCGACCGGGAGCATGTGGCCGTAGCGCTGGATTCGGCTGACGGCCGGAGCCTGCGCCAGCTAACACGCGCGGTCGCGGAACTGGTCGCAGCGGGTGTCATCGTCGACCACGAACGGCTCCTCGGCGCGCTGGCGACCGGTCGGCCCGCGCCACGCCCCGTGGTCGAGGCCTTCGTCACCGAGGCACATCCTCCGCCGATCGTGCTACCGGAACCGCACGCGGAGCAGCGAATGCATCCGGCACCGGCGCTTCCTCCAGTGGGCGAGCTGTTGGCACCGGTCCCGGATCCCGCCGGCGAGACGCTACTGCCAGTCCAGACTCCGGCACCCGTCCAGACTCCGGTCGAGAGGGCGGCATTCCACGCGGACGGCGAATGGCACCGCATCGTCGCTTCGACGCACCAGGAGTTCCTCGAAAGCCATGCCCAGGTGCATCAGCAATACCTCGCCCTGCTCGAGAAATCACGCCTGGTCCTGATGAGCCGACCCGGTACGCCCGGTCGGGGCGAGGTGCAGGGCACCGTTGACCAAGTACGTTGGTCAGAGGCGCCCTTCACCCAGCACCCGACCGGGCAGTTGAGCGGCCCGATTTTCGGTCGGGAGCAGCTTGTGCAGTTGGCGAGTGGGCGGATTTCGGAGGTGTTCGGGCCGGAGTTCCGGGCGCAGGACGGGTTTCGGCGTCAGGTCCGGATGCCCCAGCCTCCGATGCTGCTGGCCGACCGGGTGACCGGGATCGATGCGCCGCGCGGGCGGTTGGGGACCGGCACGATCTGGACCCAGACCGACGTGACCGCCGATGCGTGGTATCTCGATCCGACCGGGCGCATGCCGGCCGGTCTGATGATCGAGGCAGGACAGGCGGACTTGCTCCTGATCAGCTGGATGGGGGTGGATCTGCTCAACCGCGGCGAACGCGTTTACCGGCTGCTGGGCTGCGAGCTGACTTTTCACGGCAGCCCACCCGCGCCCGGTGAGGTGCTCGACTTCGACATCCACATCGACGGGCACGGCGACCACGGTGGCACGCGCCTTTTCTTCTTTCACTACGACTGCCGGGTCGACGGCGAACTCAGGCTGAGCGTGCGCGGCGGCCAGGCGGGGTTCTTCAGCGACCATGAGCTTGCCGACACCAGCGGCGTCCTGTGGGATCCGGCCGGCGAGACCCCGGAACCCGCTCGATGGCTCGATGAACCGCAGGTGGTGTGCTCGGCGCGCAGCTTCTCAGCCGAGCAGGTCGCCGCATTCGCGGCGGGGCGGCCGGACGACTGCTTCGGCCCGGAATGGCTGTGCACCCAGGCGCACGTCCGCACCCCGCGCATCGCCGGCGGAAAGATGCTGCTGCTGCGCGAGGTCACCGAGTTCGATCCGGCTGGCGGTCCGTGGAAACGCGGTTATCTGCGGGCGGAAACACCGGTCTCCGCCGACGACTGGTTCTTCGAAGGCCACTTCAAGGACGACCCGTGCATGCCCGGCACCCTGATGTACGAAGGCTGCCTGCAGGCAATGGCCTTCTACCTTGCGGCACTCGGGCACACCGTGGACGCCGACGGCTGGCGGTTCGAGCCGGTGACCGGCGACCCGGTGGCCATGCGCTGTCGCGGCCAGGTGACCCCAGACAGCCGGTCGATCACCTACGAAGTTTTCGTCACCGAAGTTTCGGCGGGTCCGGTACCGACCCTGACCGCCGACGTACTGTGCACGGTGGACGGGGTCAAGGCGTTCCACGCGAGACGAGTCGGGCTGCGCCTGGTGCCGGATTGGCCGCTGGCCACCTTGGTTCCCTTTCAGGAAGCCGAAGTCGACAGCGGCATCTTCGGCCGTTCCGGGCTTCTCGCATCGGCCTGGGGCAAGCCGACCGATGCGTTCGGCCCCGCGTTCGCCCCGTTCGATGGCGTCCGGCGTTCGGCGCGGTTGCCGGGGCCGCCGTACCACTTCATCTCGCGGATCGTCTCGGTCGGCGCGCCGCAGGGCGCGATGACCGCAGGCGGTCACGCCGTCGCCGAATACGACCTGCCGGCGGATGCCTGGTACTGGGCGGAGAACGGGTATCCGGTGATGCCGTTGGCGGTGTTGATGGAAGTGGCGCTGCAGCCGTGCGGGTGGTTCGCCTCCTACGCGGGATGCACGCTGTCGTCCGAAGAGGACTTTCTTTTCCGCAATCTGGACGGCAGCGCCACTATTCTCGGCGAGGTGAACCAGTCGGTGCAGACGCTACGCACGACGGTCACCCTGCTGAACATTTCCCGGTATTCCGGCACGATCATCGTCTCTTTCGATGTGGACGTAGAGGCCGACGGGCAACGGTTGCTGCATGCTTCGAGTGTGTTCGGGTTCTTTCCCGCACAGGCATTCGCCGAGCAAATAGGCCTGCCCTCCACAAGAGGCGAGCGACTTTCCGGCGACTCGTGTCGAGAGCTGCTTCCCTACGACGGGGACGGCTCGCTGCGACTGGCCGGTCCGATGCTGCTGGTGCTGGATCGCATCACCGGGTACTGGCCTGACGGCGGCAAGGCCGGGCTCGGCCGAGTGGTGGCGGAGAAAGACGTCCGGCCCGGCGAGTGGTATTTCAAGGCCCACTTCTTCCAGGACCCCGTGCAACCGGGTTCGCTGGGGGTGGAAGCGATGTGCCAGCTGCTGAGGTTCTACATGATCGACCGTGGGCTGGGCGACGGCGTGACCGACCCGCGGTTTTCGTTGGTGACCGATCGGCCGCTGACCTGGAAGTACCGGGGACAGGTCACGCCGGCCAACCAAACGGTGACAGTCGAGCTGGACGTGCTGGAACTCGGCGAGGACCCCGACGGCCGCTTCGCGGTGGCCGACGCTTCGCTGTGGGTCGACGGCGCTCGCATCTACCACGTTCCAGAACTCGCGCTGCGCGTCGTTGAGCAGAACGCGTGA
- a CDS encoding type VII secretion system-associated protein has translation MLMDPQRVPEAADEVPSIESVVNVWPSQRNGRGGRFLANPDYVPAENDSPSDVVDANLRFLMQKGPEAAKYIRAIFRDARFEVVMNGDGHPQVVRSPDGAAYVLVATAESHKRRVSSPVWWRVGVAELIELTGDENQVLFNPGSAASVRVAGDVVRGAGELAEQEIVALYEELLGEYEGRCVLAWDIEENDSWVSAVAAGDPVKSRVAWPDRPSFPRDCPVSGFSWVGWW, from the coding sequence GTGTTGATGGACCCACAGCGGGTTCCTGAGGCCGCGGACGAGGTTCCATCGATCGAGTCGGTCGTCAACGTGTGGCCGTCGCAGAGGAACGGGCGCGGCGGCCGTTTCCTCGCCAACCCGGATTATGTTCCCGCGGAGAATGATTCGCCGAGCGATGTGGTGGATGCCAACCTGCGTTTCCTGATGCAGAAGGGTCCGGAAGCGGCCAAGTATATTCGGGCGATCTTCCGGGATGCGCGGTTCGAGGTTGTCATGAACGGCGACGGGCACCCGCAGGTGGTGCGATCGCCGGATGGAGCCGCGTATGTGCTTGTGGCCACGGCGGAATCGCACAAGCGGCGTGTTTCCTCGCCCGTGTGGTGGCGTGTTGGTGTTGCGGAACTGATCGAGCTGACGGGCGACGAAAACCAGGTGTTGTTCAACCCGGGCAGTGCGGCATCGGTACGTGTGGCAGGTGACGTCGTCCGGGGCGCGGGCGAACTCGCCGAGCAGGAAATCGTTGCGCTGTATGAAGAATTACTCGGTGAGTACGAAGGTCGTTGTGTTCTGGCGTGGGACATAGAAGAGAATGATTCCTGGGTGTCGGCAGTTGCCGCCGGTGATCCGGTGAAGTCGAGGGTTGCTTGGCCGGATCGGCCGAGCTTCCCCCGAGACTGCCCAGTCTCCGGTTTTTCTTGGGTGGGGTGGTGGTGA